The Terriglobales bacterium genomic sequence ACCACGGGCAAGCAGATCGAAAGCGTTGGTTTGAAAACGCATGATGTCCTGTGGGGGTTAGTGGAATGATAAGAAGGGTCGGACTGGCAGTACTGCTGATGAGTCTCGCGGTTTCGGCCCACGCCGGCAAGCTGGGCACGATTTCCGGACATGTGAAGAATGCCTCGGGCGTGCCGCAAATGGGCGCGATGGTGGAGATCATCTCTGCCGGCAAAGTGCTACCCGAGGCTACCGTGTTCACCGATGTGCGCGGCTTCTATGCGGTGATGGACTTGCTGCCCGGCAAGTATGAGGTCAAGGCCAGTGCGCCCATGTTTCTCCCCAGCCTGCGAGAGAACATTCCCGTTCACGGCGGCGCCGGCATGGTCGTGAACATGACCCTGAATACGCTGGCCGACGCCATCAAGCTGTTGCCGGCTCGACGGTCCGGCGAGGACGATGACGACTGGAAGTGGACCCTGCGGTCGATGGCGAACCGTCCTGTGCTGCGGGTGCAGAATGGCGGTCCGGTGGTGGTTTCAAACCAGGCTGGTCAGAGTGAGAGCCTGAAGGCCAGTCTTGGGTTCATGGCAGGATCGCAAGCGGAAAGCTTCGGCGGTCCCAGTGAAATGAGCACAGATTTTTCCCTGGAGCATTCGCTTTTCGGCTCCGGCCGCCTGGCCTTCCAGGGTGATGTTGGTTACGGACCCGGCGCAGGAGCGACGATCCTGCATGCGGCTTACGATCACGCCTTGGCGGATGGCTCCAGGCCGCAGTTGGCGCTGACCATGCGCCGCTTCGCCAGCTCGCCTTTGACCGTCGCCCGCGATGGAGCGCTGGAAGCCTTAAATGCATCTTTCGCGGACACGACCACGCTCTTGGAGGTGCTGGATCTTCACGCCGGAATGGAGTTCCAGACGGTGCAATACATGGGACGGGTGAACGCATACCGTCCTTTCGGCTCCGTGGATCTCCATCTCTCGCCGCATACCGTGGTGGAATATCAGTACGCCACGGCGGAGCCCAATTCCCGGCGCAGCAAAGGCTATGACAGCGCACCCGCCGATCTCACCGAAGGCGGACTGCGCATGTCGATGGTGGACTTTAATCCGGTTCTGGAGAAGGCGCGCCACCAGGAAATTTCGGTATCGCACAAGCTGGACAAGACCTCGCTGCAGCTGGCGGCATTTTCCGACAGCATCCGCAATGCCGCACTGATGGGCGTGGGGGATGTAGATCCCAATTCACCCAATCTGCTGCCGGATATTTATTCAGGCACTTTCACCTACAACGGCGGGGATCTGAATACCAACGGCATCCGTCTGGTACTGCAGCGAAAGCTGAACAAGGATTTGACCGCGACGGTGAACTACTCCTACGGCGGCGTCCTCACGATGCTGCCAACCGACAGCGGCGGCTCGATTCAGAACCTGCATACGGTGCGCCGTCATGGGGTCGCGGCCAAGCTTTCCGGAGATGCTCCCTTTGCCAAGACTCACTGGATCGCTTCCTACAAGTGGACCAGTGGGGGAGCGCTTACGCCGGTCGATCTGTTCAATGTCTCGGCAGGACAAGCCGATCCTTACTTGAACCTGTTCCTGCGTCAACCGCTGCCGGCGGGTGGTTTCATGCCGTTCAAGATGGAGGTCCTGGTGGACATCAGGAACTTGCTGGCGCAAGGCTACATGCCAGTGGCGGCTTCTGATGGCCGCACCGTGTACCTGGTGCAGTCCCCTCGCGCCGTTCGCGGCGGGCTGGCCTTTGTGTTCTAGTTCGTGCAGTTGTCTCGTGAAGCGACCCTCGCTTCTTTTAGGTTCCCGAATTTTTGCCGGGGCTTTTCTACTCGAATTGTCAGCCAAGAACAGCTTTGAAGCTTTTGACCCAGGCTTTTTCTCCAGAGCATGCCGTGGTTCTTACCTCACCTGGAGTGTGTCGAACTCCCGTTCTCTCATCGGGATTTTTGATAACAAACTGCGGATAGCGGTGGACTGGGATATTTCAGACCAGGATGCGTTGCTGATGTGCGCAGGCGCACCGGGAAGGAGCCATTGGCAATGGCAAAGTACGTTGCAGCAATCGATCAAGGCACAACCAGCACCCGCTTCCTGATATTCGACCGCGCCGGACGGGCAATCAGCGTTGCTCAGAAAGAACACGAACAGATTTATCCCAAGCCGGGGTGGGTGGAACATAACCCGCAGGAAATCCTCTCGCGGACTAACGAAGTGATCACGGAAGCTATGGCAGCCAAAAACCTGAAGCCAGAAGATCTGGCTGCCGTCGGCATCACCAACCAGCGTGAAACCATCGTCGTTTGGAATAAAAAGACCAGCAAGCCGGTCTACAACGCCATTGTATGGCAGGACACGCGCACGGCAGACTACGTTGCGGAGTTCTCCGATCAAGGCGGGCAGGATCGGTTGCGCGGCAAATGTGGTCTGCCCCTGGCCACGTACTTCAGCGGCCTGAAGCTTCGCTGGCTTCTTGACAATGTCGCCGGCGCCCGCGCATCGGCGGAAGCTGGAGACCTCCTGTTCGGCAATATTGATACCTACCTCATTTGGAATCTGACCGGCGGCGCCGATGGTGGTATTCACGTCACCGATGTCAGCAATGCCAGCCGCACACAACTGATGAACCTGCAGACCCTGGATTGGGATCCGGAGATCCTTGCGCTGTTCAATATTCCGAGCAGCGTGCTGCCGCGCATCTGCTCAAGCTCGGAGGTGTATGGCAAAGCGATCGTGAAGAGCATTCAGGGGGTGCCAATCGCCGGAGACCTGGGAGACCAGCAGGCGGCGCTGGTTGGCCAGACCTGCTTCAAGCCGGGCGAAGCCAAGAACACGTACGGGACTGGCTGCTTCCTGCTGCTGAACACAGGAACGCGTCCGGTGCAGTCGCACTGCGGGCTGCTCACTACGCTGGCATACAAGTTCGGCAAGGAGCCTGCGTGCTATGCGCTCGAAGGCAGCATCGCGATCACCGGCGCGTTGGTGCAATGGATCCGCGACAATATAGGCGCCATCAAGAAGAGCTCCGAGATTGAAGCCCTGGCCAAGACGGTGGAGGACAACGGCGGTGTGTATTTTGTGCCGGCCTTTTCCGGGTTGTTTGCGCCCTACTGGAAGACTACAGCTCGGGGCGTAATCGCGGGCCTGACCGGCTACGTGAATAAGGGCCACATCGCAAGGGCGGTGCTCGAAGCTACTGCGTTCCAGACTCGTGAGGTCGTGGACGCAATGAAAAATGATTCGGGTATCGACCTGGATGTTCTCCGCACCGACGGCGGCATGGTGGAAAACGATCTGCTGATGCAGTTCCAGTCGGACATCCTTAACAAACCCGTGGTACGGCCTGTGATGAAGGAGACGACTGCGCTGGGAGCGGCCTACGCTGCCGGCCTCGCCGTCGGGTACTACGAGAACCTCAAGGACCTGTGCGCAAATTGGGCAGTGGACAAAACGTGGAAACCCGCCATGGATGAAGTCAAACGCGAATCGATGTACAGGCTGTGGAAGAAAGCAGTGGCACGTACTTTCGACTGGGAGGAGCAACCTGCGCACGGAATTGAAGAAGGCTTGTGCCGCGACAGGGTTGGGCAAA encodes the following:
- a CDS encoding TonB-dependent receptor; the protein is MIRRVGLAVLLMSLAVSAHAGKLGTISGHVKNASGVPQMGAMVEIISAGKVLPEATVFTDVRGFYAVMDLLPGKYEVKASAPMFLPSLRENIPVHGGAGMVVNMTLNTLADAIKLLPARRSGEDDDDWKWTLRSMANRPVLRVQNGGPVVVSNQAGQSESLKASLGFMAGSQAESFGGPSEMSTDFSLEHSLFGSGRLAFQGDVGYGPGAGATILHAAYDHALADGSRPQLALTMRRFASSPLTVARDGALEALNASFADTTTLLEVLDLHAGMEFQTVQYMGRVNAYRPFGSVDLHLSPHTVVEYQYATAEPNSRRSKGYDSAPADLTEGGLRMSMVDFNPVLEKARHQEISVSHKLDKTSLQLAAFSDSIRNAALMGVGDVDPNSPNLLPDIYSGTFTYNGGDLNTNGIRLVLQRKLNKDLTATVNYSYGGVLTMLPTDSGGSIQNLHTVRRHGVAAKLSGDAPFAKTHWIASYKWTSGGALTPVDLFNVSAGQADPYLNLFLRQPLPAGGFMPFKMEVLVDIRNLLAQGYMPVAASDGRTVYLVQSPRAVRGGLAFVF
- the glpK gene encoding glycerol kinase GlpK, coding for MAKYVAAIDQGTTSTRFLIFDRAGRAISVAQKEHEQIYPKPGWVEHNPQEILSRTNEVITEAMAAKNLKPEDLAAVGITNQRETIVVWNKKTSKPVYNAIVWQDTRTADYVAEFSDQGGQDRLRGKCGLPLATYFSGLKLRWLLDNVAGARASAEAGDLLFGNIDTYLIWNLTGGADGGIHVTDVSNASRTQLMNLQTLDWDPEILALFNIPSSVLPRICSSSEVYGKAIVKSIQGVPIAGDLGDQQAALVGQTCFKPGEAKNTYGTGCFLLLNTGTRPVQSHCGLLTTLAYKFGKEPACYALEGSIAITGALVQWIRDNIGAIKKSSEIEALAKTVEDNGGVYFVPAFSGLFAPYWKTTARGVIAGLTGYVNKGHIARAVLEATAFQTREVVDAMKNDSGIDLDVLRTDGGMVENDLLMQFQSDILNKPVVRPVMKETTALGAAYAAGLAVGYYENLKDLCANWAVDKTWKPAMDEVKRESMYRLWKKAVARTFDWEEQPAHGIEEGLCRDRVGQTC